In the genome of Ptychodera flava strain L36383 chromosome 13, AS_Pfla_20210202, whole genome shotgun sequence, one region contains:
- the LOC139147428 gene encoding CMP-N-acetylneuraminate-beta-galactosamide-alpha-2,3-sialyltransferase 2-like has product MGDMFLTRLRALVVCLLIFLVITLVPFIYKFSMMPSPRSSNALQLASLELDQATVKLLMKTEKRNVTNLKLPNCLEMPVWRQGISDWFDSRYTGTVAPVWTSHDKEISKKVLAWWLTLQGSKSTDMSSISDQIFKLIPDVNPYKVGDPDRCLRCAVVGNSGNLRDSGYGEFIDQHDYILRLNVAMTKGFEKDVGNRTTHRFMYPESFIEVTGETNFVLLAFKPLDIEWLISALTTGKIERTYMMVKKKIYVDPSKIQVFSPLFMHHIHTYWNEEHGRYPSTGMLGLVFALHICDVVNVFGYGATAQGNWDHYYAKPLSPGTPEKKSAFRKTGVHDGDFEADVIKKLEYINKIKVHRGSR; this is encoded by the exons ATGGGAGATATGTTTCTGACAAGACTTAGGGCGCTGGTTGTCTGTCTTTTGATATTTCTCGTGATCACGTTGGTGCCGTTCATCTACAAGTTTTCCATGATGCCATCGCCACGGAGCTCTAACGCATTGCAACTTGCATCTCTGGAGCTGGACCAGGCGACCGTCAAATTACTTATGAAGACTGAGAAGCGGAACGTGACCAACCTCAAGCTGCCAAACTGTTTGGAGATGCCCGTCTGGAGGCAAGGGATATCTGACTGGTTTGATAGCCGATACACCGGCACCGTAGCACCTGTGTGGACCAGTCATGATAAAGAGATTTCCAAGAAAGTTCTTGCATGGTGGCTG aCACTGCAAGGTTCTAAATCTACCGACATGTCATCCATCTCTGATCAAATATTCAAGCTGATTCCAGATGTGAATCCGTACAAAGTTGGTGATCCAGATCGGTGTCTTCGCTGTGCTGTTGTCGGCAACTCAGGAAACTTGAGAGACAGCGGCTACGGGGAATTCATAGACCAACATGATTATATACTTAG ATTGAATGTGGCGATGACAAAGGGCTTTGAAAAGGACGTGGGCAATAGGACAACTCATAGATTTATGTACCCAGAGAGTTTTATAGAAGTGACTGGAGAGACGAACTTTGTACTCTTGGCGTTCAAACCACTTGATATAGAATGGCTTATCAGTGCCCTGACCACTGGAAAGATTGAAAG AACATATATGAtggtaaagaaaaaaatttatgTGGACCCCTCAAAG ATTCAAGTGTTTTCCCCACTGTTCATGCATCACATCCACACATACTGGAATGAGGAACATGGGAGATACCCATCCACTGGAATGCTGGGATTGGTATTTGCATTGCACATCTGTGATGTG GTGAATGTGTTCGGTTATGGTGCCACAGCACAAGGCAATTGGGATCACTACTATGCCAAACCACTATCCCCGGGCACGCCTGAGAAGAAGAGTGCATTTCGAAAGACGGGAGTCCACGATGGGGATTTTGAGGCCGATGTTATCAAGAAACTGGAGTACATCAACAAGATAAAGGTCCACAGAGGATCCAGATGA